One Brevibacillus choshinensis genomic window carries:
- a CDS encoding ABC transporter ATP-binding protein, whose translation MLTVSIQKRLPDFLLDVSFSVQKEIVVLFGPSGSGKTTILNSIAGLIHPDAGRITLGEQTFYEQGDKPLPVQKRKIGYVFQDYALFPHLTVAQNIRYGLKPGHGLGLETLLNTVGIDHLLEKYPHQLSGGQKQRVALVRALATEPDILLLDEPLSALDADTRRQCQDELLRLHAMWSIPFLLVTHDRHEAEKLADVILNIEDGRIKESRAATSISR comes from the coding sequence ATGCTTACGGTTTCGATCCAAAAGCGTTTGCCTGATTTTTTGTTGGATGTCTCTTTTTCCGTTCAGAAGGAAATCGTTGTTTTATTCGGGCCATCCGGTTCAGGCAAAACGACCATCCTGAACAGTATCGCTGGTTTGATCCATCCCGATGCAGGGCGCATTACGCTAGGTGAGCAAACGTTTTATGAGCAAGGAGACAAGCCTCTTCCTGTGCAAAAGCGCAAAATCGGCTATGTATTTCAAGACTATGCACTTTTCCCTCATCTGACGGTAGCCCAGAATATTCGCTACGGCCTCAAACCAGGACATGGACTCGGACTGGAGACGTTGCTCAACACTGTAGGGATTGACCATCTGCTGGAAAAGTACCCTCACCAGCTTTCCGGTGGGCAAAAGCAGCGGGTCGCCCTCGTCCGTGCTCTTGCCACCGAGCCCGATATCCTGCTTTTGGACGAACCCCTCTCTGCTCTCGATGCAGACACACGCCGGCAATGCCAGGACGAGCTGCTGCGCCTGCACGCGATGTGGAGCATCCCGTTTTTGCTCGTCACGCATGATCGCCATGAGGCAGAGAAACTGGCAGACGTCATCCTGAACATCGAAGACGGTCGAATAAAAGAAAGCCGTGCGGCGACATCCATTTCCCGTTAA